From the genome of Haloterrigena sp. KLK7, one region includes:
- a CDS encoding metalloregulator ArsR/SmtB family transcription factor: MDSAALLDLLGNENRRRILRLLARKPCYVTEISDYLGVSPKAVIEHLRKLEEAGLIESRVDDQRRKYFHIARNVRLEVNVSPYGFASKSAYPASSSFDITTCRHLSLDVAWEDADELDDLLRALEDLEQLENELSLAQRWVQGRLCDVLDGISETVGTGPESRIYADLLASIRTEPKSVGELSEDVDAPREVVADLLESMADEGIVRRTERGWELTTS; the protein is encoded by the coding sequence ATGGACTCCGCCGCATTACTGGATTTGCTCGGAAATGAGAACCGGAGACGGATTCTTCGGTTGCTCGCCCGCAAACCCTGTTACGTCACGGAAATCTCGGATTACCTCGGCGTGAGTCCGAAGGCGGTCATCGAACACCTGCGCAAACTCGAGGAGGCGGGCCTGATCGAGAGCCGGGTCGACGACCAGCGGCGGAAGTACTTTCATATCGCTCGCAACGTCCGTCTCGAGGTGAACGTCTCGCCGTACGGCTTCGCGAGCAAGAGCGCCTATCCCGCCAGCAGTAGCTTCGACATCACGACCTGCCGGCACCTCTCGCTGGACGTCGCCTGGGAGGACGCCGACGAACTCGACGACCTCCTGCGGGCTCTCGAGGACCTAGAACAGCTCGAGAACGAGCTCTCGCTTGCCCAGCGGTGGGTGCAGGGACGGCTCTGTGACGTCCTCGATGGGATCTCCGAGACCGTCGGCACGGGCCCCGAGAGCCGGATCTACGCCGACCTGCTGGCGAGCATCCGAACGGAGCCGAAGTCCGTCGGCGAACTCAGCGAGGACGTCGACGCGCCCCGCGAGGTCGTCGCCGACCTCCTCGAGTCGATGGCCGACGAGGGGATCGTCCGCCGCACCGAACGCGGCTGGGAGCTGACGACGAGTTAG
- a CDS encoding DUF456 domain-containing protein translates to MSDRSDEVTESRDTDDLLEETESLLSESDVEADPGTGTASTPENRPDAGADVGAADDPLGTDSVRSSDGPAPAADASPESSGSRLGRLRSRLTPGRSPGDYFSPRAFLALVLLVGAGLFAGSMAIPIAGRLVGMFGVAFAVGLLTSKRRYLEMGAAGTAVGGVSAVVSNAVIAIAGSTRAVLAVGVTVGLVGCLLGYYFGRDLRNGLTQDIE, encoded by the coding sequence ATGAGCGACCGCTCGGACGAGGTCACCGAGAGCCGGGACACCGACGACCTCCTCGAGGAGACCGAGAGCCTGCTCTCGGAGTCGGACGTCGAGGCCGATCCCGGGACCGGAACGGCCTCGACGCCGGAGAATCGACCGGACGCGGGCGCGGACGTCGGAGCCGCCGACGATCCGCTCGGGACCGACTCGGTGCGGTCGTCCGACGGCCCCGCGCCGGCTGCGGACGCGTCCCCGGAGTCGTCGGGCTCGCGGCTCGGACGGTTGCGGTCCCGGCTCACGCCGGGGCGCTCGCCGGGCGACTACTTCTCGCCGCGGGCGTTTCTCGCGCTGGTGCTCCTCGTCGGTGCAGGGCTGTTCGCCGGCAGCATGGCGATTCCGATCGCCGGTCGACTGGTCGGCATGTTCGGCGTCGCCTTCGCCGTCGGCCTGCTCACCTCGAAGCGGCGCTACCTCGAGATGGGCGCCGCCGGAACCGCCGTCGGTGGCGTCTCGGCCGTCGTCAGCAACGCCGTCATCGCGATCGCCGGCTCCACGCGGGCCGTCCTCGCCGTCGGCGTTACCGTCGGGCTGGTCGGCTGTCTGCTCGGCTACTACTTCGGACGCGATCTGCGAAACGGGCTCACTCAGGATATCGAGTAA
- the gatD gene encoding Glu-tRNA(Gln) amidotransferase subunit GatD — translation MNPGDRVRVDRADRTYEGVLLPSSTDDHLVVKLEGGYNVGVDRAEADVDVLAEDVYEIDGTDSTGADDDTGSEIEFDDDLPTISLLSTGGTIASTVDYRTGAVTAQFDAEDVLRAVPDLAGRANYRGRVVANILSENMEPPLWRDLARAVAEEIEAGADGVVVMHGTDTMQYSASALSFMLETPVPIVFTGSQRSADRPSSDNVMNAVSAVEAAKSDCAEVMVCMHASESDDRCALHRGTRVRKNHTSRRDAFETVGAERLGEVDYDSEEITFHRDYRERDETELELRDDLEEDVELLKFTPGMDPQFLDVVEGSEGLIIEGTGLGHVHTDLIPRIEDLIEEGTTVVMTSQCLEGRVCDRVYDTGRDLLEAGVVEAGDTLPGTAKVKLMWALENSEDVEEAMGTSLAGEIQERSVPWE, via the coding sequence ATGAATCCAGGCGATCGCGTTCGCGTCGACCGCGCGGATCGCACGTACGAAGGCGTGTTGCTCCCCTCGAGTACGGACGACCACCTCGTGGTGAAACTCGAGGGCGGCTACAACGTCGGCGTCGACCGAGCCGAGGCCGACGTCGACGTGCTCGCGGAGGACGTCTACGAGATCGACGGGACCGACTCGACGGGGGCGGACGACGACACGGGCTCGGAGATCGAGTTCGACGACGACCTGCCGACGATTTCGCTGCTCTCGACCGGTGGAACGATCGCCTCGACGGTCGACTACCGCACGGGCGCGGTGACGGCGCAGTTCGACGCCGAGGACGTCCTGCGCGCGGTCCCCGATCTGGCGGGCCGGGCGAACTACCGCGGCCGCGTCGTCGCGAACATCCTGTCAGAGAACATGGAACCGCCGCTGTGGCGGGACCTCGCCCGCGCCGTCGCCGAGGAGATCGAAGCCGGCGCCGACGGCGTCGTCGTCATGCACGGCACCGACACGATGCAGTACTCCGCGTCGGCGCTCTCCTTCATGCTCGAGACGCCCGTGCCGATCGTCTTCACCGGCTCGCAGCGCTCGGCGGACCGGCCATCCTCCGATAACGTGATGAACGCCGTCTCGGCCGTCGAGGCCGCCAAGAGCGACTGCGCGGAAGTGATGGTCTGTATGCACGCGTCGGAATCGGACGACCGCTGCGCGCTCCATCGGGGCACCCGCGTCCGGAAGAACCACACCTCCCGTCGCGACGCGTTCGAGACCGTCGGCGCGGAGCGGCTGGGTGAGGTCGACTACGACTCGGAAGAGATCACGTTCCACCGCGACTACCGGGAGCGCGACGAGACGGAACTGGAACTCCGCGACGACCTCGAGGAGGACGTCGAACTCCTGAAATTCACGCCCGGAATGGATCCCCAGTTCCTCGACGTCGTCGAGGGGAGCGAGGGCCTGATCATCGAGGGGACCGGACTCGGCCACGTCCACACCGATCTGATTCCCCGCATCGAGGACCTGATCGAGGAGGGCACGACGGTCGTGATGACCAGCCAGTGTCTCGAGGGCCGGGTCTGCGACCGCGTCTACGATACGGGTCGGGACCTGCTCGAGGCCGGCGTCGTCGAGGCCGGCGACACGCTGCCGGGGACGGCGAAGGTGAAACTGATGTGGGCGCTCGAGAACAGCGAGGACGTCGAGGAAGCGATGGGCACGTCGCTGGCCGGCGAGATCCAGGAGCGGTCGGTTCCCTGGGAGTAA
- a CDS encoding GNAT family N-acetyltransferase, which yields MVTDSVADPSIEIRRATHDDYAAVADFTGDIWAERGGDYIPRVYHDWLEDEPGRGKKTFLAEVDGEAAGIVQGVMLTDDEAWFQSLRVAADYRRRGISHRLNEATFEWARRQGATVGRVMIFSWNAPSFGAARASGFEPLTEFRFAHPDPDAAVDLGSNVDGAYRVSSDPAAAWRYWTHSDAREHLNGLAMAPEESWAVRELTRADLERLADETAVFAVTGPDGLAGTAYRSRTYEREGDETDESDEAADTETWAEYGVGAWEGVDAARALFAAIARDAADRGADETRVLIPETPRHVTDAPYAGVGVSEEPDFVLGIDLGGT from the coding sequence ATGGTAACTGACTCAGTAGCCGACCCCTCCATTGAGATCCGACGGGCGACCCACGACGACTACGCGGCCGTGGCCGACTTCACGGGCGATATCTGGGCCGAGCGCGGCGGCGACTACATCCCGCGGGTCTACCACGACTGGCTTGAGGACGAACCCGGACGGGGGAAGAAGACCTTCCTCGCGGAGGTCGACGGCGAGGCAGCGGGGATCGTCCAGGGCGTCATGCTCACCGACGACGAGGCCTGGTTCCAGAGCCTGCGGGTCGCGGCCGACTACCGACGACGGGGCATCAGCCACCGACTCAACGAGGCGACCTTCGAGTGGGCCCGCCGGCAGGGCGCGACGGTCGGTCGCGTGATGATCTTCTCGTGGAACGCGCCCTCCTTCGGCGCCGCGCGGGCCAGCGGCTTCGAGCCGCTCACCGAGTTCCGTTTCGCGCATCCGGACCCAGACGCGGCTGTGGACCTCGGGTCGAACGTCGACGGCGCTTATCGGGTCTCGAGCGATCCCGCCGCGGCGTGGCGGTACTGGACCCACAGCGACGCGCGCGAGCACCTGAACGGACTCGCGATGGCCCCCGAGGAGTCGTGGGCCGTCCGGGAACTGACGCGCGCGGACCTCGAGCGACTCGCCGACGAGACGGCGGTGTTCGCCGTGACGGGACCGGACGGGCTAGCTGGGACGGCCTACCGGTCACGAACGTACGAGCGCGAGGGCGACGAAACCGACGAGTCCGACGAGGCAGCCGATACCGAGACGTGGGCCGAGTACGGCGTCGGCGCGTGGGAGGGCGTCGACGCCGCCCGCGCGCTGTTCGCCGCGATCGCTCGAGACGCGGCCGACCGCGGCGCCGACGAGACGCGCGTCCTGATCCCCGAAACGCCCCGTCACGTCACCGACGCGCCCTACGCGGGGGTCGGTGTTTCAGAGGAGCCGGACTTCGTGCTCGGGATCGATCTGGGCGGAACCTGA
- a CDS encoding ubiquitin-like small modifier protein 1, giving the protein MATEWKLFADLAERAGDKHVTVEADAGDTVGDALEQLVADRPDLEGRVLEDGDLRSQINVLRNGTNVLVEEEGLETVLEEGDELALFPPVSGGSF; this is encoded by the coding sequence ATGGCCACCGAGTGGAAGCTCTTCGCCGACCTCGCCGAACGCGCGGGCGACAAACACGTCACCGTCGAGGCCGACGCCGGCGACACCGTCGGGGACGCCCTCGAGCAACTCGTCGCGGACCGTCCCGACCTCGAGGGACGGGTCCTCGAGGACGGAGACCTGCGCTCCCAGATCAACGTCCTGCGAAACGGGACGAACGTCCTCGTCGAGGAGGAGGGGTTAGAAACCGTGCTCGAGGAGGGCGACGAACTGGCGCTGTTCCCGCCCGTCAGCGGCGGCTCGTTCTGA
- a CDS encoding TrkA C-terminal domain-containing protein, translating to MTATVAAGLEPILAQTITSETLLASLVGILGFTLLAGGTAAGVAFVFRWYSADGIPEGVAILLGVSMVAIWLNAQSALQQVISGDAELLELSTVVSTVVAFAASAIAADGGRRLGDYLATDVFSIATPRTITEVGQLVRSAGRVVAVELPAEIADVDGYDPVDESIKTELAGHTLLFPRRLSVDDLRERLVDRLERDYGIGHVDVEFGADRTIDYLALGSRPSGIGSTLAPGTVAVAIRGDPAPDASPGDAVRIWRRDGDSLRRATGGELRGVAGDVATVAVDADDAGSLPSEEEYRLVTLPRDPGAERDLVSLLRAADETVTALPVESGEPLEGATVGSLPVLVVALDRTGDETAEPVALPSAETCLEAGDVAYVLGRPDALRRIGDLERTPDAESESGPAERASSDADPNSDTEPGPASDLDPDDNAEPAGDTPRERTWER from the coding sequence ATGACGGCGACGGTCGCCGCCGGACTCGAGCCGATTCTCGCCCAGACGATCACCTCGGAGACGCTGCTCGCCTCGCTCGTCGGGATCCTGGGCTTCACGCTGCTGGCGGGGGGAACCGCCGCGGGCGTCGCCTTCGTCTTCCGCTGGTACAGCGCCGACGGGATCCCCGAGGGCGTCGCGATTCTGCTCGGCGTCTCGATGGTCGCCATCTGGCTCAACGCCCAGTCGGCGCTCCAGCAGGTGATCAGCGGCGACGCGGAACTGCTCGAGCTGAGTACGGTCGTCTCCACGGTCGTCGCGTTCGCCGCGAGCGCGATCGCCGCCGACGGCGGCCGACGGCTCGGCGACTACCTCGCGACGGACGTCTTCTCGATCGCGACGCCGCGGACGATCACCGAGGTCGGGCAGCTGGTCCGGTCGGCCGGCCGCGTCGTCGCCGTCGAACTCCCCGCGGAGATCGCGGACGTCGACGGCTACGACCCCGTCGACGAGTCAATCAAGACCGAACTGGCCGGCCACACGCTGCTGTTCCCGCGGCGCCTCTCGGTCGACGACCTGCGCGAGCGATTGGTCGACCGCCTCGAGCGCGACTACGGGATCGGTCACGTCGACGTCGAGTTCGGGGCCGATCGGACGATCGACTACCTGGCCCTCGGCAGCCGCCCGTCGGGAATCGGATCGACGCTGGCGCCGGGGACCGTCGCCGTCGCGATCCGCGGCGATCCGGCGCCGGACGCCAGCCCTGGCGACGCCGTTCGAATCTGGCGACGCGACGGCGATTCGCTCCGACGGGCCACGGGCGGGGAACTCCGCGGGGTCGCCGGCGACGTGGCCACCGTCGCCGTCGACGCCGACGACGCTGGATCGCTCCCGTCCGAGGAGGAGTACCGGCTCGTCACGCTGCCCCGCGACCCCGGCGCCGAGCGGGACCTCGTCTCCCTGCTCCGGGCGGCCGACGAGACCGTGACCGCGCTTCCCGTCGAATCGGGCGAGCCGCTCGAGGGCGCGACCGTCGGCTCCCTGCCGGTGCTGGTCGTCGCCCTCGACCGCACCGGTGACGAGACCGCCGAACCGGTCGCGCTGCCGTCGGCCGAGACGTGCCTCGAGGCCGGCGACGTCGCCTACGTCCTCGGCCGCCCGGACGCCCTGCGGCGCATCGGCGACCTCGAGCGGACGCCGGACGCGGAGTCCGAATCGGGCCCGGCGGAGCGCGCGAGTTCCGACGCGGATCCGAACTCGGACACGGAACCTGGGCCGGCGTCGGACCTCGACCCGGACGACAACGCGGAGCCGGCCGGCGACACCCCGCGGGAACGCACCTGGGAGCGGTAG
- a CDS encoding potassium transporter TrkA encodes MALPVEVLLGIYLGLLTGIVPAFVAGSLGFLVRYFTGVTLPGFGVVVLALSIASVQGGLLGLVEPTIAQSPRLLVAVLVVLMLALYAHNQGDKLGAELPRHLSFTSIRQRTLSADVVELVGNMGQVTVRPTGEIHDMEGYPPLSPALRRSLKNGSWRLPADLPLSELESRLEERLRTDHDLADIDVTIDERARAVITAAPPSGGLSKRIPDGRRAVSIATLVPTGLARGDEVSIRAGERTLSGTVLSARTEVDDEHAAAGDEPVDDGETPVPDGGDAEAGPTPAPESAAASAGGVGRVTVAVARRDVKALLEAETPRLVVRSRGTSREFEAFTLVKRAGHAIRRFTVGPSADADVRAAADVTVLAARRQGSETGGRRSGWVFAPGIERSLEPGDEVFVAGPRAATDEFVEAVAR; translated from the coding sequence ATGGCGCTCCCGGTCGAAGTCCTGCTCGGCATCTATCTCGGTCTCCTGACGGGTATCGTTCCCGCGTTCGTCGCCGGCTCGCTCGGCTTTCTCGTCCGCTACTTCACGGGGGTGACGCTGCCCGGCTTCGGTGTCGTCGTCCTCGCGCTCTCGATCGCCAGCGTGCAGGGCGGCCTGCTCGGTCTCGTCGAACCGACTATCGCCCAGTCGCCGCGGCTGCTGGTCGCCGTCCTCGTCGTTCTCATGCTCGCGCTCTACGCCCACAACCAGGGCGACAAACTCGGCGCCGAACTCCCGCGGCACCTCTCTTTCACCTCGATCCGCCAGCGGACCCTGTCGGCCGACGTCGTCGAACTCGTCGGCAACATGGGCCAGGTCACGGTCCGTCCCACCGGGGAGATCCACGACATGGAGGGCTACCCGCCGCTGTCGCCGGCCCTCCGCCGATCGCTGAAGAACGGCTCCTGGCGGCTCCCCGCCGATCTGCCGCTCTCGGAGCTCGAGTCCCGCCTCGAGGAGCGACTGCGGACCGATCACGACCTGGCCGACATCGACGTGACGATCGACGAGCGGGCCCGCGCGGTGATCACCGCGGCCCCGCCGTCGGGCGGGCTCTCCAAGCGGATCCCCGACGGCCGACGGGCCGTCTCGATCGCGACGCTGGTCCCGACCGGGCTCGCGCGAGGCGACGAGGTGTCGATCCGCGCCGGCGAGCGGACGCTCTCCGGAACGGTGCTGAGCGCCCGGACGGAGGTCGACGACGAACACGCGGCCGCGGGTGACGAGCCGGTCGACGACGGCGAGACGCCGGTCCCCGACGGCGGCGACGCGGAGGCCGGCCCGACCCCCGCGCCCGAGTCGGCCGCGGCCAGCGCCGGCGGCGTCGGCCGCGTCACCGTCGCCGTCGCCCGCCGGGACGTCAAGGCGCTGCTCGAGGCCGAGACGCCGCGGCTGGTCGTCCGCTCCCGGGGAACCAGCCGGGAGTTCGAGGCCTTCACGCTGGTCAAGCGGGCCGGGCACGCGATCCGGCGGTTCACCGTCGGCCCGAGCGCGGACGCAGACGTCCGCGCCGCGGCGGACGTGACGGTCCTGGCCGCCCGCCGACAGGGCAGCGAGACCGGCGGCCGCCGCAGCGGCTGGGTGTTCGCGCCCGGCATCGAACGGTCGCTCGAGCCCGGCGACGAGGTGTTCGTCGCGGGGCCGAGGGCGGCGACCGACGAGTTCGTGGAGGCGGTCGCCCGATGA
- a CDS encoding NAD-binding protein yields the protein MADDRSFRSRLPDNWHRVLSMRAAVALALIVAGLSVATAIVNIGTNAVGGPLSDYVPEAIQSAAAFTGALTGFLMVGSALALRRGLRVGWWATLLLLPLTAAQGLLQSSPYSLPLVVLSLLAIPVLLISHGRFDKSLSLGTTQIAAGFALLGVQAYGTIGAYALREDFEGINTILDAFYFTLITSSTVGYGDVTPDQGSTEAMLFTMSVLVLGVASFGIAIGALVGPAIQSRITKTLGKMTDSQLELLEDHVLVLGYGELTEPIVDELAANDREFVVVTGDREAAEALTDRGLSVIRGDPSDEEPLQRAKIDRASAILVATNHDAEDALSILTARQLAPETRIVSAATDRENTRKLEHAGADAVISPSVLGGHLLVQSALGEDESSLIEHIMGGD from the coding sequence ATGGCCGACGACCGGTCGTTTCGATCGCGGCTGCCGGACAACTGGCATCGAGTCCTCTCGATGCGGGCAGCCGTCGCGCTGGCGCTGATCGTCGCCGGGCTCTCGGTCGCGACGGCGATCGTCAACATCGGCACGAACGCCGTGGGCGGGCCGCTCAGCGACTACGTCCCCGAGGCGATTCAGAGCGCCGCCGCGTTCACCGGGGCCCTCACGGGATTCCTGATGGTCGGCAGCGCGCTCGCGCTCCGGCGGGGACTGCGAGTGGGATGGTGGGCGACGCTACTGCTCCTCCCGCTGACCGCCGCACAGGGGTTGCTCCAGTCGAGTCCGTACTCGCTCCCGCTGGTCGTGCTGTCGCTGCTCGCGATCCCCGTACTGCTGATCAGCCACGGGCGGTTCGACAAGTCGCTCTCGCTCGGCACGACCCAGATCGCCGCCGGCTTCGCGCTGCTGGGCGTCCAGGCCTACGGCACTATCGGCGCGTACGCGCTCCGCGAGGACTTCGAGGGGATCAACACTATCCTCGACGCCTTCTACTTCACGCTGATCACCTCGAGCACGGTCGGCTACGGCGACGTCACGCCCGACCAGGGGTCGACGGAGGCGATGCTGTTCACGATGTCCGTGCTCGTCCTGGGCGTGGCCAGTTTCGGTATCGCCATCGGGGCGCTGGTCGGCCCGGCGATCCAATCTCGCATCACGAAGACACTCGGAAAGATGACCGACTCACAACTCGAGTTACTCGAGGACCACGTCCTCGTGCTCGGCTACGGCGAACTGACGGAACCGATCGTCGACGAACTCGCGGCCAACGACCGGGAGTTCGTCGTCGTGACCGGCGACCGCGAGGCGGCGGAGGCGCTGACCGATCGCGGCCTGTCGGTGATACGGGGCGATCCCAGCGACGAGGAGCCGCTCCAGCGGGCGAAGATCGACCGCGCGAGCGCGATCCTCGTCGCCACGAACCACGACGCGGAGGACGCGCTGTCGATCCTCACCGCGCGCCAACTCGCCCCCGAGACCCGCATCGTCTCGGCCGCGACCGACCGCGAGAACACCCGGAAGCTCGAGCACGCCGGCGCGGACGCGGTGATCAGTCCGTCGGTGCTGGGCGGGCACCTGCTGGTCCAGTCGGCGCTGGGCGAGGACGAGAGCTCGCTAATCGAACACATCATGGGCGGCGACTGA
- a CDS encoding HPP family protein translates to MLESVWARIRSLRRRLRRLERRELDAFVRWLEHTGNLIHLSVLLFVPLLIGAVTWLANATAAVSFLLFPPLASGTYTLFADPEGRYSTPTKFVGGMTAGALCGWLALESVGAAGVNGAAGVSATGAALGIFFTGALTWALDLEEPTAFSTALLVLVSGNAHFVYVLGIVVSSSFVAAVFVVWRNRFYERRAQYLYRTTDGDDHVLVPLDEGWDDDGDATPVARFAAELASAHDAGKIVLFDIVDDGDAIAESEPGPAARRLESFAAALAAEYDVPCEVVVAAGERSSGQVLRTAREHNCDLIVTPYAERDGGGLSSFIVGLFDSEIDVIAFRAAEPRQRWEHALVPVRGAGDTARAMVDFAQRVTGSWNPTSVCTCIDRESERRSAETTVADLVDAFDGRFETHVVTEPVESYLERVSLQYDVVFVGSSTDRSTASRFVSPPTFERLSDLETDVAIVHRGRHQ, encoded by the coding sequence ATGCTCGAGTCGGTCTGGGCCCGGATTCGATCGCTTCGGCGGCGACTGCGCCGGCTGGAGCGGCGCGAACTCGACGCGTTCGTGCGCTGGCTCGAGCACACCGGGAACCTGATTCACCTCTCGGTGTTGCTCTTCGTCCCGCTGTTGATCGGCGCGGTGACGTGGCTGGCGAACGCGACGGCCGCCGTCTCCTTCCTCCTGTTCCCGCCGCTGGCCTCCGGCACGTACACGCTGTTCGCCGATCCCGAGGGCCGGTACTCGACGCCGACGAAGTTCGTCGGCGGGATGACCGCGGGGGCGCTCTGCGGCTGGCTCGCGCTCGAGTCCGTCGGTGCCGCGGGCGTCAACGGCGCCGCGGGCGTCAGCGCGACCGGCGCGGCGCTGGGCATCTTCTTCACCGGCGCCCTCACCTGGGCGCTTGACCTGGAGGAGCCGACCGCGTTCTCGACCGCCCTGCTCGTGCTGGTCTCCGGCAACGCGCATTTCGTCTACGTGCTCGGGATCGTCGTCTCGAGTTCGTTCGTCGCGGCCGTCTTCGTCGTCTGGCGGAACCGATTCTACGAGCGCCGAGCGCAGTACCTCTACCGGACGACCGACGGCGACGACCACGTCCTCGTCCCGCTCGACGAGGGCTGGGACGACGACGGCGACGCGACACCGGTCGCGCGATTCGCCGCCGAACTCGCCAGCGCACACGACGCCGGGAAGATCGTCCTCTTCGACATCGTCGACGACGGCGACGCGATCGCCGAGAGCGAACCGGGACCTGCGGCCCGCCGCCTCGAGTCGTTCGCGGCCGCTCTCGCGGCCGAGTACGACGTCCCCTGCGAGGTCGTCGTCGCGGCCGGCGAGCGCTCGTCGGGGCAGGTCCTTCGAACCGCCCGAGAGCACAACTGCGACCTGATCGTCACGCCGTACGCCGAGCGCGACGGCGGCGGCCTCTCGTCGTTCATCGTCGGCCTGTTCGACAGCGAGATCGACGTCATCGCCTTCCGCGCCGCCGAGCCGCGACAGCGCTGGGAGCACGCGCTGGTCCCGGTTCGGGGCGCCGGCGACACCGCCCGCGCGATGGTCGACTTCGCCCAGCGGGTGACCGGCTCCTGGAACCCGACCAGCGTCTGTACCTGTATCGACCGGGAATCCGAGCGCCGCAGCGCGGAGACCACAGTCGCCGATCTCGTCGACGCCTTCGACGGCCGCTTCGAGACCCACGTCGTCACCGAACCCGTCGAGTCCTACCTCGAGCGGGTCTCGCTGCAGTACGACGTGGTCTTCGTCGGCTCGAGCACCGATCGGTCGACCGCCTCGCGGTTCGTCTCCCCGCCGACGTTCGAACGGCTCAGCGACCTCGAGACCGACGTGGCGATCGTTCACCGCGGTCGCCATCAGTAG
- the deoC gene encoding deoxyribose-phosphate aldolase has translation MDRSELAPLIDHTVLGPETSIADVRRVVDEAGEYGMNACIPPFALEEMAEYAPDVTLATVIGFPHGQHSAAAKRREGVLAWKAGADELDVVINVGRLKAGEIDVVRAELAEVTAAVPIPVKVIIETALLTDEEKRRACEAADAADAAMVKTSTGFADGGATVADVELMSEYLPVKASGGVGSYDEAMAMLAAGAERIGASSGVEILEGAPE, from the coding sequence ATGGACCGCAGCGAACTCGCCCCGCTGATCGATCACACCGTGCTCGGCCCCGAGACGTCGATCGCCGACGTCCGCCGCGTCGTCGACGAGGCAGGCGAGTACGGCATGAACGCCTGTATCCCGCCCTTCGCGCTCGAGGAGATGGCCGAGTACGCGCCCGACGTGACGCTCGCGACGGTGATCGGCTTCCCCCACGGCCAGCACAGTGCCGCGGCGAAGCGACGGGAGGGCGTCCTCGCCTGGAAGGCCGGTGCCGACGAACTCGACGTCGTCATCAACGTCGGTCGGCTGAAGGCCGGCGAGATCGACGTCGTCAGGGCCGAACTCGCGGAGGTTACGGCCGCAGTGCCGATCCCGGTCAAGGTGATCATCGAGACCGCGCTGCTGACCGACGAGGAGAAGCGCCGGGCCTGCGAGGCCGCGGACGCGGCCGACGCGGCGATGGTGAAGACCTCGACCGGATTCGCCGACGGTGGTGCGACCGTCGCTGACGTCGAACTCATGAGCGAGTACCTCCCCGTCAAGGCCAGCGGCGGCGTCGGCAGCTACGACGAGGCGATGGCCATGCTCGCGGCCGGCGCCGAGCGGATCGGCGCCTCGAGCGGCGTCGAAATCCTCGAGGGCGCACCGGAGTAG
- a CDS encoding ribose 1,5-bisphosphate isomerase: MDDRGPDVAPAVETTADEIAAMEIRGAATIADAAAEALAIQAERSDAERPDAFERQLRAAAKTLYETRPTAVSLPNALRYVLAGMDGETVAELRASTVARADEFRRDLAQAQSKLGSVGANRLRDGDVVMTHCHSTDALACLEAAVEDGTELEAIVKETRPRLQGHITARQLREWDVPVTVIVDGAARRYLDRADHVLVGADSIAADGSVINKIGTSGLAVIARERGVPVTVAAQTIKLHPDTMTGHTVEIERRDEREVLDDEERAAITDTADGADDGLTVENPAFDVTPPRYVDAIVTEHGQFPPETVVTLMRELFGETVDEPWEE, translated from the coding sequence ATGGACGACCGTGGACCCGACGTCGCGCCGGCCGTCGAGACGACCGCCGACGAGATCGCCGCGATGGAGATCCGCGGGGCCGCGACGATCGCTGACGCGGCGGCCGAGGCGCTCGCGATCCAGGCCGAGCGATCCGACGCGGAGCGGCCCGACGCGTTCGAGCGACAGCTGCGAGCCGCCGCGAAGACGCTCTACGAGACGCGCCCGACGGCGGTGAGTCTGCCCAACGCGCTCCGATACGTCCTCGCCGGGATGGACGGCGAGACCGTCGCGGAACTGCGCGCGTCGACCGTCGCCCGCGCCGACGAGTTCCGGCGCGACCTGGCGCAGGCGCAGTCGAAACTGGGGTCGGTCGGCGCGAACCGGCTGCGCGACGGCGACGTCGTGATGACCCACTGCCACTCGACGGACGCGCTGGCCTGCCTCGAGGCCGCCGTCGAGGACGGCACGGAGCTCGAGGCGATCGTCAAGGAGACCCGACCCAGGCTGCAGGGTCACATCACGGCCCGACAGTTACGCGAGTGGGACGTGCCGGTGACGGTGATCGTCGACGGGGCGGCCCGTCGCTACCTCGATCGGGCGGATCACGTCCTGGTCGGGGCCGACAGCATCGCGGCCGACGGGAGCGTGATCAACAAGATCGGAACCAGCGGACTGGCGGTCATCGCCCGCGAGCGCGGCGTGCCGGTGACCGTCGCCGCCCAGACGATCAAACTCCACCCCGATACCATGACGGGCCACACCGTCGAGATCGAACGCCGCGACGAGCGGGAGGTGCTCGACGACGAGGAGCGGGCCGCGATCACCGACACCGCCGACGGCGCCGACGACGGACTGACCGTCGAAAATCCCGCCTTCGACGTCACCCCGCCGCGGTACGTCGACGCGATCGTCACCGAACACGGCCAGTTCCCGCCGGAAACCGTCGTCACGCTGATGCGAGAGCTGTTCGGAGAGACGGTCGACGAACCCTGGGAGGAGTAG